A region of Paractinoplanes abujensis DNA encodes the following proteins:
- the ruvC gene encoding crossover junction endodeoxyribonuclease RuvC: MRVLGIDPGLTRCGVGVVEGVPGRPCKLVGYYVVYTDPDDDISLRLLHLDRSLGELVAEHRPDSVAVERVFSQHNVRTVMGTAQASAVGVLSGARAGLPVETYTPSEVKAAVTGSGTAGKAQVTAMVTRLLSLDAPPKPADAADALALAICHIWRGGTRARIQAAAVAAARRGVRKR, encoded by the coding sequence GTGCGCGTGCTCGGGATCGACCCGGGTCTCACCCGTTGCGGGGTCGGGGTCGTCGAGGGCGTGCCGGGCCGGCCGTGCAAGCTGGTCGGCTATTACGTGGTCTACACCGACCCCGACGACGACATCTCGCTGCGCCTGCTGCATCTCGACCGTTCCCTGGGTGAGCTGGTGGCCGAGCACAGACCCGACAGCGTCGCCGTGGAGCGGGTGTTCTCCCAGCACAACGTGCGGACGGTCATGGGCACCGCGCAGGCCAGCGCGGTCGGCGTGCTCTCCGGCGCCCGGGCCGGGCTCCCCGTCGAGACGTACACGCCGAGCGAGGTCAAGGCGGCCGTCACCGGCTCCGGCACGGCGGGCAAGGCGCAGGTGACGGCGATGGTCACGCGGCTGCTGTCGCTCGACGCGCCGCCCAAACCGGCCGACGCGGCCGACGCGCTCGCCCTCGCCATCTGCCACATCTGGCGCGGCGGCACCCGCGCCCGCATTCAAGCGGCCGCGGTGGCCGCCGCTCGGAGAGGGGTCAGGAAGCGATGA
- the secD gene encoding protein translocase subunit SecD, which produces MHPGRQLAVLGGIFVVLYLLVFFTGGASGSFTDRLHPKLGLDLVGGTQATYIASVQGGQVPSKESMEQAREIIDQRVNALGVSEAEVVIQGDRNIVVSLAGKADDQLKDLSQAAQMRFRLLIGTTGDVSSVALNPPSAQPSGAASSGSAPASAPAAPGGSAPAATSSPSSGGQGGGEVAKAPTPTPTPSAPAPSASAPAEAPVSAEQQAQRADVEKKVGAAAWAAAEKLTAPVDLSSNPEAGKPFAPFAKLTGPEVGVLPAKMQFNVPTISCKQLDDRPNGTIDDVKSEAAVCYQSAKVLLDKAEVVGDDISKASPQIEQQSGQWVVSLDFKSEGSAKWAALTRKAYEATQSDPCFVAAQSLYGQVDHCAVAVVLDKTVVSAPQIQGVLSGTSQITGQFNSSSAKQLADQLNFGALPVTFTSGPAQTVSATLGIQQLQAGLLAAAIGMGLVAIYAFFYYRLLGSVIFLSLIISGLLTFGALVVLGRSMGFTLTLAGIAGFIVSLGVAADSFVIYFERLKDEIHEGRSPRSAVPRAWVRARRTIISANAITILAAVVLYIVSVGAVQGFAFALGLSTVLDLLVVFLFRHPIMTMFASTKAFLSPRVSGLGRVLRRASTDPKEA; this is translated from the coding sequence ATGCATCCCGGACGGCAGCTAGCCGTGCTCGGCGGAATCTTCGTCGTCCTGTACCTGCTGGTTTTCTTCACGGGCGGTGCGAGCGGCAGCTTCACCGACCGTCTGCACCCCAAGCTCGGTCTCGACCTGGTGGGTGGCACGCAGGCCACGTACATCGCGTCGGTGCAGGGCGGTCAGGTGCCGTCGAAGGAGAGCATGGAGCAGGCCCGCGAGATCATCGACCAGCGCGTCAACGCGCTGGGCGTCTCCGAGGCCGAGGTCGTCATCCAGGGTGACCGCAACATCGTGGTCTCGCTCGCGGGCAAGGCCGACGACCAGCTCAAGGACCTGTCGCAGGCCGCCCAGATGCGGTTCCGCCTGCTGATCGGCACGACCGGTGACGTCTCCTCGGTCGCGCTGAACCCGCCGTCGGCGCAGCCCAGCGGCGCGGCCTCGTCGGGCAGCGCCCCGGCCTCGGCTCCGGCCGCCCCGGGCGGCAGCGCGCCCGCCGCCACCAGCAGCCCGTCGTCGGGCGGCCAGGGCGGTGGCGAGGTGGCCAAGGCCCCGACGCCGACCCCGACCCCGAGCGCGCCGGCCCCGTCGGCCTCCGCCCCCGCGGAGGCGCCGGTCTCGGCCGAGCAGCAGGCGCAGCGCGCCGACGTGGAGAAGAAGGTGGGCGCGGCCGCGTGGGCCGCGGCCGAGAAGCTGACCGCCCCGGTCGACCTGAGCAGCAACCCCGAGGCGGGCAAGCCGTTCGCGCCCTTCGCCAAGCTGACCGGCCCCGAGGTCGGCGTGCTGCCGGCGAAGATGCAGTTCAACGTGCCGACGATCAGCTGCAAGCAGCTCGACGACCGGCCCAACGGCACGATCGACGACGTCAAGTCCGAGGCCGCCGTCTGCTACCAGAGCGCCAAGGTGCTGCTGGACAAGGCCGAGGTCGTCGGGGACGACATCTCCAAGGCCAGCCCGCAGATCGAGCAGCAGTCGGGCCAGTGGGTCGTCTCGCTCGACTTCAAGAGCGAGGGTTCGGCCAAGTGGGCCGCGCTCACCCGCAAGGCGTACGAGGCCACCCAGAGCGACCCGTGCTTCGTGGCCGCCCAGTCGCTCTACGGCCAGGTCGACCACTGCGCCGTGGCCGTGGTGCTCGACAAGACCGTGGTCTCGGCCCCGCAGATCCAGGGCGTGCTCAGCGGCACCTCGCAGATCACCGGCCAGTTCAACTCGTCGTCGGCGAAGCAGCTGGCCGACCAGCTCAACTTCGGCGCGCTGCCGGTCACGTTCACCTCGGGCCCGGCCCAGACCGTCTCGGCCACCCTGGGCATCCAGCAGCTGCAGGCCGGTCTGCTGGCCGCCGCGATCGGCATGGGCCTGGTCGCGATCTACGCGTTCTTCTACTACCGCCTGCTCGGCTCCGTGATCTTCCTGAGCTTGATCATCTCGGGTCTGCTCACCTTCGGCGCGCTGGTCGTGCTGGGCCGGTCGATGGGCTTCACCCTGACCCTGGCCGGCATCGCCGGTTTCATCGTCTCGCTGGGTGTCGCGGCCGACTCGTTCGTCATCTACTTCGAGAGACTCAAGGACGAGATCCACGAGGGCCGAAGTCCGCGCAGTGCGGTGCCCCGAGCCTGGGTCCGCGCCCGGCGTACGATCATCTCGGCCAACGCGATCACGATCCTGGCCGCGGTCGTGCTCTACATCGTCTCGGTCGGCGCGGTGCAGGGCTTCGCCTTCGCGCTGGGTCTGTCGACGGTTCTGGACCTGCTCGTGGTGTTCCTCTTCCGTCACCCGATCATGACGATGTTCGCGAGCACCAAGGCGTTCCTGTCGCCGCGGGTCAGCGGTCTCGGCCGTGTCCTGCGCCGCGCTTCGACCGACCCCAAGGAGGCCTGA
- a CDS encoding phosphatidylinositol mannoside acyltransferase encodes MKDRLIELGYAAGWRVVRTLPLPVARRLFQAAADRAYAKNGPGTQRLRRNLQQVKPDMDDTLVRDGLRSYARYWLEAFRLPSQSKQFFLDSFGMSDENFADLKSVIADGKGVVLALPHVGNWDAAAAWLVSNDWRMVTVAERLKPEGVFEQFVAYREKLGMEVLPLTGGRRAPLDVLAERLDQGFAVCLLGDRDLSRNGVEVEFFGGRTKMPAGPAILAIRTGAPLFAVDLFFTETQTRAVLRRITPPTEGALDVRVKATTQLLADAFAIGIADHPQDWHMLQKLWL; translated from the coding sequence GCTATGCCGCCGGGTGGCGTGTCGTGCGGACACTGCCGCTGCCGGTCGCGCGCCGGCTCTTCCAGGCTGCGGCCGATCGGGCGTACGCGAAGAACGGTCCGGGCACCCAGCGGCTGCGCCGCAACCTGCAGCAGGTCAAGCCGGACATGGACGACACGCTGGTGCGCGACGGGCTGCGATCGTACGCGCGGTACTGGCTCGAGGCGTTCCGGTTGCCCTCGCAGAGCAAACAGTTCTTCCTCGACAGCTTCGGCATGTCCGACGAGAACTTCGCCGACCTCAAGTCGGTGATCGCCGACGGTAAGGGCGTCGTGCTCGCGCTGCCGCACGTCGGCAACTGGGACGCGGCCGCCGCCTGGCTGGTCTCGAACGACTGGCGCATGGTCACGGTGGCCGAGCGGCTCAAGCCCGAGGGCGTCTTCGAGCAGTTCGTGGCGTACCGGGAAAAGCTCGGTATGGAGGTGCTGCCGCTCACCGGCGGCCGGCGTGCCCCGCTCGACGTGCTGGCCGAACGGCTCGACCAAGGCTTCGCGGTGTGCCTGCTCGGCGACCGTGACCTGTCCCGCAACGGCGTCGAGGTCGAATTCTTCGGCGGGCGCACCAAGATGCCGGCCGGGCCCGCGATCCTGGCCATCCGCACCGGGGCTCCGTTGTTCGCGGTCGACCTGTTCTTCACCGAGACGCAGACCCGGGCCGTGCTGCGCCGCATCACGCCGCCCACCGAGGGCGCGCTCGACGTACGGGTCAAGGCCACCACTCAACTGCTCGCCGACGCCTTCGCCATCGGCATCGCGGACCATCCGCAGGACTGGCACATGCTGCAGAAACTGTGGCTCTGA
- a CDS encoding glycosyltransferase family 4 protein, producing MRIGIVSPYSFDVPGGVQNHIMDLAEALLGLGHEVSVLAPAEEGAELPPYVVSAGRAVPLPYNGSVARIAFGPVSTARVRRWLKAGQFDVLHVHEPMTLSLSLLAVLSARGPVVATFHTAMTRSRALSAAQGMLQLVVEKITARIAVSELARKVQVEHLGGGAVEIPNGVAVAKFASAVPLDGWPGPDGTLGFLGRFTEPRKGFDLLRSAYVELARARPGLRLLVAGPGDRSDLYREIPVDLHDRVTFLGLVSEADKARMLRSVDVYVAPNTGGESFGMILTEAMAAGTAIAASDLDAFRRVLDGGRAGALFRTGDAQALCVLLDSLLDDEARRSALSEAASAAVTAFDWPAVAQRVLEVYTTAIEATDGRVMDEEWAEPRSGT from the coding sequence ATGCGGATCGGGATCGTCTCGCCCTACTCGTTCGACGTGCCCGGTGGCGTGCAGAACCACATCATGGACCTCGCCGAGGCGCTGCTCGGCCTCGGGCACGAGGTGAGCGTGCTGGCCCCGGCCGAGGAGGGCGCCGAGCTTCCCCCGTACGTGGTCTCGGCCGGCCGGGCGGTGCCGCTGCCGTACAACGGGTCGGTCGCGCGGATCGCGTTCGGGCCGGTGTCGACCGCGCGGGTGCGGCGGTGGCTCAAGGCCGGGCAGTTCGACGTGCTGCACGTGCACGAGCCGATGACGCTCAGCCTGTCGCTGCTGGCCGTGCTCTCCGCACGGGGGCCGGTGGTGGCGACCTTCCATACCGCCATGACCCGGTCGCGGGCTTTGTCGGCCGCTCAGGGCATGCTGCAGCTGGTCGTCGAGAAGATCACGGCGCGGATCGCGGTCAGTGAGCTGGCCCGGAAGGTGCAGGTCGAGCATCTGGGCGGGGGAGCGGTGGAGATCCCCAACGGGGTGGCCGTGGCCAAGTTCGCCTCCGCTGTGCCGCTGGACGGGTGGCCCGGCCCCGATGGGACCTTGGGCTTCCTGGGGCGCTTCACCGAGCCGCGTAAGGGGTTTGATCTGCTGCGGTCGGCTTATGTCGAGCTGGCCCGTGCCCGGCCCGGGTTGCGGCTGCTCGTGGCGGGCCCCGGTGACCGTTCCGACCTTTACCGCGAAATTCCGGTTGATCTGCACGACCGGGTGACATTTCTCGGATTGGTTTCCGAGGCGGACAAAGCTCGCATGTTGCGCAGCGTCGACGTCTATGTGGCGCCGAACACGGGCGGGGAGAGCTTCGGCATGATCCTCACCGAGGCGATGGCGGCCGGCACGGCGATCGCGGCCAGCGACCTCGACGCCTTCCGGCGGGTGCTCGACGGCGGCCGCGCGGGTGCCCTCTTCCGCACGGGCGATGCCCAAGCGCTGTGTGTTCTCCTTGATTCACTGCTGGACGACGAAGCCCGGCGGTCGGCCCTGTCCGAGGCGGCGTCGGCCGCGGTGACCGCCTTCGACTGGCCTGCCGTCGCGCAGCGTGTGCTCGAGGTCTACACAACGGCGATAGAGGCCACGGACGGGCGTGTCATGGACGAGGAGTGGGCCGAACCACGCTCCGGCACCTGA
- the pdxT gene encoding pyridoxal 5'-phosphate synthase glutaminase subunit PdxT, giving the protein MNIGVLALQGDVREHLAALAESDVLARPVRRPEELADVEALVVPGGESTTISKLAVSFGLLDPIRKRIADGMPVYGSCAGMILLATRVLDGRADQESFHGIDMTVRRNAFGRQVDSFEGDVAIDDIGGGDFHAVFIRAPWVEEVGGDVRVLGRVTDGPAAGRIVAVRQGNLLATAFHPELTGDLRVHRYFVEMVRQAVDA; this is encoded by the coding sequence GTGAACATCGGAGTGCTGGCCCTGCAGGGCGACGTGCGGGAGCATCTGGCCGCGCTGGCCGAGAGCGACGTGCTGGCCCGGCCGGTCCGCCGGCCCGAGGAGCTGGCCGACGTGGAGGCGCTGGTCGTCCCGGGCGGCGAGTCGACCACCATCAGCAAGCTGGCGGTGTCGTTCGGGCTGCTCGACCCGATCCGGAAGCGGATCGCCGACGGCATGCCGGTCTACGGGTCCTGCGCGGGCATGATCCTGCTGGCTACGAGGGTGCTCGACGGGCGGGCAGACCAGGAGTCGTTCCACGGCATCGACATGACTGTGCGGCGCAACGCGTTCGGCCGGCAGGTCGATTCGTTCGAGGGTGACGTCGCGATCGACGACATCGGGGGCGGGGATTTTCACGCCGTCTTCATCCGCGCGCCCTGGGTCGAGGAGGTCGGTGGCGACGTGCGGGTGTTGGGCCGCGTCACGGACGGGCCGGCCGCCGGTAGGATTGTCGCCGTTCGGCAGGGGAACCTGCTCGCCACGGCTTTCCACCCGGAGCTCACCGGCGACCTCCGCGTCCACCGGTACTTCGTCGAGATGGTCCGCCAGGCCGTAGACGCTTAG
- a CDS encoding Uma2 family endonuclease, translating into MSGLSLPPIEDLELDDLASLPKPYRYELRQGNLVIAAPSSFWHKVMARRVLLMLHASGLNVFQDPGVRGDRPRDNRVPDLGVVSRLPAGRATYSNLPASSFSLVVEIVSEGAANGEYTDKAAWYAEHGIPEYWIVDRTPDRAEDDAFVLVHRLLLAGGEPIYGRERNVLLSELETEYPDSAVG; encoded by the coding sequence ATGTCCGGCCTCTCGCTACCGCCCATCGAAGATCTCGAGCTCGACGACCTCGCGTCGCTGCCCAAGCCCTACCGCTACGAGTTGCGTCAGGGCAACCTCGTGATCGCGGCCCCGTCCAGTTTCTGGCACAAGGTCATGGCCCGCCGCGTGCTGCTCATGCTGCACGCGTCGGGGCTCAACGTGTTCCAGGATCCCGGCGTACGGGGGGATCGGCCACGCGACAACCGGGTGCCCGACCTCGGCGTCGTCTCGCGCCTGCCGGCCGGCCGGGCCACCTACTCCAACCTGCCCGCGAGCTCGTTCAGCCTGGTCGTCGAGATCGTCAGCGAGGGCGCGGCCAACGGCGAGTACACGGACAAGGCCGCCTGGTACGCCGAGCACGGCATCCCGGAGTACTGGATCGTCGACCGGACGCCCGACCGGGCCGAGGACGATGCCTTCGTTCTGGTGCACCGGCTGTTGCTGGCCGGCGGCGAACCGATCTACGGACGGGAACGCAACGTGCTCCTGTCCGAACTGGAGACCGAGTATCCCGATTCAGCGGTTGGCTAA
- the yajC gene encoding preprotein translocase subunit YajC, translating into MIQAAEASGGGSFTPLLLIVLLFAVMYFLMIRPQQKRRREAQQMQNALGPGDRIVTIGGLHGTVVSVDDDVVTLDIADGVHVQFARPAIARVLPAESVEPVAETIEEPLEPVVEEPVVDPVTDTRKKD; encoded by the coding sequence GTGATTCAGGCAGCCGAGGCATCCGGCGGTGGCAGCTTCACGCCGCTGCTCCTCATCGTTCTGCTCTTCGCCGTGATGTATTTCCTGATGATCCGGCCGCAGCAGAAGCGGCGCCGTGAGGCTCAGCAGATGCAGAACGCCCTGGGCCCGGGCGACCGCATCGTCACCATCGGCGGCCTGCACGGCACGGTCGTCTCCGTCGACGACGACGTGGTGACCCTCGACATCGCCGACGGTGTGCACGTGCAGTTCGCCCGCCCGGCGATCGCCCGCGTCCTGCCCGCCGAGTCCGTCGAACCCGTGGCCGAGACGATCGAGGAGCCCCTCGAGCCCGTGGTGGAGGAGCCGGTTGTCGACCCGGTGACCGATACGCGTAAAAAGGACTGA
- the ruvA gene encoding Holliday junction branch migration protein RuvA: MIASVRGVVAAIMPDGAVIEVGGVGLQVQCAPGTLAGLKAGAEARLATSMVVREDSLTLYGFADDDEKHLFELLQTASGVGPRLAQAVLAVHQPETVRRAIAGGDLATLTRVPGIGKKGAERMVLELRDRIGPMPTVEGGPAGVLNGAWHDQVRQGVLALGWSAVQADQAVAAVAESIDGDVPPVPELLRRAIRLLGKTR; the protein is encoded by the coding sequence ATGATTGCCAGCGTGCGCGGGGTGGTGGCGGCGATCATGCCGGATGGCGCGGTCATCGAGGTCGGCGGCGTCGGCCTGCAGGTGCAGTGCGCCCCGGGCACCCTGGCCGGCCTGAAAGCGGGCGCCGAGGCCCGGCTGGCCACCAGCATGGTGGTGCGGGAGGACTCGCTGACCCTGTACGGCTTTGCCGACGACGACGAGAAGCACCTGTTCGAGCTGCTGCAGACGGCCAGCGGGGTCGGCCCCCGGCTGGCCCAGGCCGTGCTGGCCGTGCACCAGCCCGAGACCGTGCGCCGGGCGATCGCCGGGGGCGACCTGGCCACGTTGACCCGGGTGCCCGGCATCGGCAAGAAGGGCGCCGAGCGCATGGTGCTCGAGCTGCGCGATCGCATCGGCCCGATGCCCACGGTCGAGGGCGGCCCGGCCGGGGTGCTCAACGGCGCCTGGCACGACCAGGTGCGCCAGGGTGTGCTCGCGCTGGGCTGGTCCGCCGTGCAGGCCGACCAGGCGGTGGCCGCGGTCGCCGAGAGCATCGACGGCGACGTCCCGCCCGTGCCCGAGCTGCTGCGCCGGGCCATCCGGCTGCTGGGCAAGACCCGATGA
- a CDS encoding VOC family protein, with protein MILNVSLMTVYCLDQDATREFYVRHLGFEPRVDARMGEMRWVTLAHPNQPELELTLMTPGPPLSPSAADFIRGQLEAGQMGGFGLRVDDCRKTHAELAAAGVEFLQEPAERPYGVEAVMRDNTGNWLVLVEKKNFAPAELA; from the coding sequence ATGATTCTCAACGTCTCGCTGATGACCGTCTACTGCCTCGACCAGGACGCCACCCGGGAGTTCTACGTGCGCCACCTGGGGTTCGAGCCGCGCGTGGACGCGCGCATGGGCGAAATGCGCTGGGTCACTCTGGCCCACCCCAACCAGCCCGAACTCGAACTGACCCTGATGACGCCCGGGCCGCCGCTGTCGCCCTCCGCCGCGGACTTCATCCGGGGGCAACTGGAAGCGGGCCAGATGGGCGGCTTCGGCCTAAGGGTCGACGACTGCCGCAAAACCCACGCTGAGCTGGCCGCGGCCGGGGTGGAGTTTCTGCAGGAACCGGCGGAGCGCCCGTACGGGGTGGAGGCCGTGATGCGCGACAACACCGGCAACTGGTTGGTGCTGGTCGAGAAGAAGAACTTCGCCCCGGCTGAGTTGGCGTGA
- the ruvB gene encoding Holliday junction branch migration DNA helicase RuvB — protein sequence MSDLVSADAGDDELDAEASVRPRRLADFIAQHRVRDQLELLLKGAMGRGTPPDHILLSGPPGLGKTTLANITAAELGTGIRTTSGPVIERSGDLAAILTSLGPGDVLFIDEIHRIAKPAEELLYSAMEDFRVDVIVGKGPGATAIPIDVEPFTLVGATTRAGLLSGPMRDRFGFVAHLDFYSPEDLDSLLHRSARILGVPITEGGAAEIAGRSRGTPRIANRLLRRVRDFAEVRADGVVTEQTAREALKVYDVDALGLDRLDRAVLRALIESFKGGPVGLSTLAVAVGEQSDTVEEVCEPFLVRAGLLARTPRGRVATEAGWAHLGKTPPSGTIQGDLFARDA from the coding sequence ATGAGCGACCTGGTCTCGGCCGACGCGGGCGACGACGAGCTCGACGCCGAGGCGAGCGTCCGCCCGCGCCGCCTGGCCGACTTCATCGCCCAGCACCGCGTCCGCGACCAGCTGGAACTCCTGCTCAAGGGCGCGATGGGCCGTGGCACCCCACCCGACCACATCCTGCTGTCGGGGCCACCCGGCTTGGGTAAGACCACCCTGGCCAACATCACCGCGGCTGAGCTGGGGACGGGGATCCGGACGACGAGCGGGCCGGTGATCGAGCGGTCGGGGGATCTGGCCGCGATCCTGACCAGCCTCGGGCCCGGCGACGTGTTGTTCATCGACGAGATCCACCGCATCGCCAAGCCGGCCGAGGAGCTGCTCTACAGCGCGATGGAGGACTTCCGGGTCGACGTGATCGTGGGCAAGGGGCCCGGGGCCACCGCGATCCCGATCGATGTCGAGCCGTTCACGCTGGTGGGGGCGACGACACGGGCCGGTCTGCTGTCGGGGCCGATGCGTGACCGGTTCGGGTTCGTGGCACATCTCGACTTCTATTCGCCTGAGGATCTCGACTCGCTGCTGCACCGGTCGGCCCGCATTCTGGGGGTGCCGATCACCGAGGGCGGCGCGGCCGAGATCGCGGGCCGGTCGCGAGGCACCCCGCGTATCGCGAATCGCCTGCTCAGGCGCGTGCGGGACTTCGCCGAGGTGCGGGCCGACGGGGTCGTGACCGAGCAGACGGCGCGCGAGGCGCTCAAGGTGTACGACGTGGACGCTCTGGGCCTGGACCGGCTCGACCGGGCCGTGCTGCGCGCGCTGATCGAGTCGTTCAAGGGTGGCCCGGTCGGTCTGTCCACGCTGGCGGTTGCCGTCGGCGAGCAGTCCGACACCGTCGAGGAGGTCTGCGAGCCTTTTCTCGTACGGGCGGGGTTGCTCGCGCGGACGCCGCGCGGGCGGGTCGCGACCGAGGCGGGCTGGGCCCATTTGGGAAAGACGCCGCCGTCCGGCACGATCCAAGGTGATTTGTTCGCGCGGGATGCGTGA
- a CDS encoding YebC/PmpR family DNA-binding transcriptional regulator encodes MSGHSKWATTKHKKAVIDAKRGKMFAKLIKNIEVAARTGGGDPAGNPTLYDAIQKAKKSSVPNNNIDNAVKRGSGLEAGGADWQTIMYEGYGPNGVALLIECLTDNRNRAATEVRTALTRNGGTFADAGSVSYLFNRKGVVIVPKAGLSEDDLMLAVLDAGAEEINDLGDSFEVVSEPTDLIAVRTALQEAGIEYDSADSSLLPTMTVPLDEEAARKFLKLVDALDDCDDVQEVYPNADISDEVMAAIDA; translated from the coding sequence ATGTCCGGCCACTCAAAATGGGCGACGACCAAGCACAAGAAGGCCGTCATCGACGCCAAGCGCGGCAAGATGTTCGCCAAGCTGATCAAGAACATCGAGGTTGCGGCGCGCACCGGCGGCGGGGACCCGGCCGGTAACCCGACCCTCTACGACGCCATCCAGAAGGCGAAGAAGAGCTCGGTCCCCAACAACAACATCGACAACGCGGTCAAGCGCGGGTCGGGTCTCGAGGCCGGCGGCGCCGACTGGCAGACGATCATGTATGAGGGTTACGGCCCGAACGGTGTCGCTCTGCTGATCGAGTGCCTCACCGACAACCGCAACCGCGCGGCCACCGAGGTGCGCACCGCGCTGACCCGCAACGGCGGCACGTTCGCGGACGCCGGTTCCGTGTCCTACCTGTTCAACCGCAAGGGTGTCGTGATCGTCCCCAAGGCCGGCCTCAGCGAGGACGACCTGATGCTGGCCGTGCTCGACGCGGGCGCGGAGGAGATCAACGACCTCGGCGACTCGTTCGAGGTCGTCAGCGAGCCGACTGACCTGATCGCGGTGCGCACGGCCCTGCAGGAGGCCGGCATCGAGTACGACTCGGCCGATTCCTCGCTGCTGCCGACGATGACCGTGCCGCTCGACGAGGAGGCCGCGCGCAAGTTCCTCAAGCTGGTCGACGCGCTGGACGACTGCGACGACGTCCAGGAGGTCTACCCCAACGCGGACATCAGCGACGAGGTCATGGCGGCCATCGACGCCTGA
- the pdxS gene encoding pyridoxal 5'-phosphate synthase lyase subunit PdxS, with product MSENQPAVGTARVKRGMAEMLKGGVIMDVVTPEQARIAEDAGAVAVMALERVPADIRAQGGVSRMSDPDMIDGIISAVSIPVMAKARIGHFVEAQVLQALGVDYVDESEVLTPADYANHIDKWNFTVPFVCGATNLGEALRRITEGAAMIRSKGEAGTGDVSNATTHMRKIRQEIRRLQTLPEDELFVAAKELQAPYELVREVAELGKLPVVLFTAGGIATPADAAMMMQLGAEGVFVGSGIFKSGNPAQRAAAIVKATTFHDDPDVLAKVSRGLGEAMVGINVEDEPVPHRLAERGW from the coding sequence ATGTCTGAGAACCAGCCCGCCGTCGGCACTGCGCGGGTCAAGCGCGGTATGGCGGAGATGCTCAAGGGCGGCGTGATCATGGACGTGGTCACGCCGGAGCAGGCGAGGATCGCCGAGGATGCGGGGGCCGTGGCGGTCATGGCCCTGGAGCGGGTGCCGGCCGACATCCGTGCTCAGGGTGGGGTGTCGCGCATGTCCGACCCTGACATGATCGACGGGATCATCAGCGCGGTGTCGATCCCGGTCATGGCCAAGGCCCGCATCGGGCATTTCGTGGAGGCGCAGGTGCTGCAGGCGCTGGGCGTCGATTACGTGGACGAGTCCGAGGTGCTGACCCCGGCCGACTACGCCAACCACATCGACAAGTGGAACTTCACGGTGCCGTTCGTGTGCGGCGCGACCAATCTGGGTGAGGCGCTGCGCCGCATCACCGAGGGCGCGGCCATGATCCGGTCGAAGGGCGAGGCCGGTACGGGCGACGTCTCCAACGCGACCACCCACATGCGCAAGATCCGGCAGGAGATCCGCCGGCTGCAGACGCTGCCCGAGGATGAGCTGTTCGTCGCGGCCAAGGAGCTGCAGGCCCCGTACGAGCTGGTCCGTGAGGTGGCCGAGCTGGGCAAGCTGCCGGTCGTGCTGTTCACCGCGGGCGGCATCGCTACCCCCGCCGACGCGGCGATGATGATGCAGCTGGGCGCCGAGGGTGTGTTCGTCGGTTCCGGCATTTTCAAGTCGGGCAATCCGGCCCAGCGCGCGGCCGCGATCGTCAAGGCCACCACGTTCCACGACGACCCGGACGTGCTGGCCAAGGTGTCGCGCGGCCTGGGCGAGGCCATGGTCGGCATCAACGTCGAGGACGAGCCGGTCCCCCACCGCCTCGCCGAGCGGGGCTGGTGA